In Penaeus monodon isolate SGIC_2016 chromosome 26, NSTDA_Pmon_1, whole genome shotgun sequence, the following are encoded in one genomic region:
- the LOC119589577 gene encoding uncharacterized protein LOC119589577: MEWKGLWNYVENLIPGKSRSQESVDRGDSNSQDSEDSQDTPPSPCRGLARHYPVMSARRGAGGKRASDSEEDEEEFEDSEEGNERDEDDEEEIVTREKAVTNEDVDDDEDEEGDIDGDGVSSSPSDSSDFEDSEGVDTEIENNTVSENSDSGKKGSGASTPASTSSSTASASSSSSSSVPTAATYTISTHTASAPISSSFTTNPSNSTCGSANLSSSSTSASTESTSSSTSSGSEENSADEEGRDGSESPESPAGNHKTKLEESKGSDKNEDKNKERKTNGEVPQHDHSDSDGDREYDETEKTCKDPSLAKEKNPSVASEKDPSVASEKDPSVASEKYSSVASEKDPSLDSEKDPSLDSEKGEGQDETAAEEEGNWEMTEGKDQIENPKDAKTIVNVAILAAARERKKDEARKECRQADVKGKIKNLEEHKVEANGTTCGTAQEEAESAESAANWKREKTDGVGKNRRRRRRRGGNIEIDDKEASGKEVDDGEKVHIKERGAEEEAALDARNEDGDEESAKNNEPKETNEGKEVETDTVKESVRKSTGEDKDNNTGYQKVTCRRAESKKGRGRGKLDKGRSQWLVSTEQAERGGSREYDRRLEVATSENSCGEEEAAKCGKNERCGQESLAGKTETPPAGEESQADSGKESADLDGGEARREAEGNERRGERLLSENSDNDEDFSAEEFSDIAKKIMKEVQESRSEYRRPQPKPRSFRRTWEEKADGASHVTHTIEETTSRILEMSSGSRSSSLTRKEILVRPANGDSETRISVSSSRDTYDPFYHDRTTRKYSKFSDSTSRFTRSSEVPRDPSRSREGSSETLISCIKGSKLLKAQDDDSTRGSTSEGEGDSPRTTERVRKLSVTFQNDAKSPPPPTSSSSSEALLEEQGAGGRSIVTSSSVTRGNVEPEPGDPKSFVAADICTSSRGVDVVEHLAVTSGDVTEPVDDVTNNNKRTRIYSRSSLASHDSRTPSHETLENAVNENKGNDESKTESERNCAEVKGRGEGRRSESRARPREQDRPVGRSSSEDDVDQDSLEGPWSTPQLAKVVQELVVSRKFSMTTAQVKKRQQNLGRLDVSQKDRTVIFDSSRFPRNGSDKDCEHRQEREAGKGDTQEEAKGAPKWAGRTRSNGRNGVAWQQTARKGRRRKSIEGDGSQSEASTDSHAPGEESTGTQEGRRHFTKHSCVKISKTETKRSGGGGPRGKYLAWANESNKGDSRGAGNKDENKVMPSPRIERMCRSPQLHKGRMFSSHRRDSSSSRTSPRQSPIGSRYQSPPGAVSPRLGSSSRVGSPRPDSPRIGSSRSASPRVSPRIGLRSSPTKFVTSRTSPIPASPRIVKPIVTYGCQRSPRPTSTFDRQRSLSVDKDNLNNAEDGATTPGEETLGGIATGTPKPLKALRREMSDCRQRLESFVESRAMQEQRQQRYILITSKMSGKLDSEIIQFFESQQQKPREILRNEKVLHEHFRAGSKSDLRRASGSSFRSKSTSTEGDKSSEDAKEGSEDDVTPEATHDVSFTRDITREAFPFLAKAAKESHEEEGTEEDSGRGHSRPGTEGKLEGREKLKGQSKVTEKDENERKDLPVEEEAKGRNIHLYDTVADDKSDDGATVLPSRDEPCNRASITDHTGSVNTIPDDGNLRPGQGNDTIAEGEDKEEEEVEEEEATAGGELDKDMNRGETGKREESVNEDDTNEEGGSDKKRGEVLTEALSTTSLETAAFEEEERGILDDEKIDVETRVKICEETLISSRTDNVLVNESVREERRYEEGPAKVKKGIVKEIIMQKEEEAKGKIGETYKTQQVLRRDISPTAPKGKDEIPQDDTGTKADVAPRKSDADDHPRVSPEGSTSNRDAAATNVAEGEGDEEDASVGSKESPARVRGFSSRGESSINFVSQRTLLEPSAEVAEGKNEIKDAQDEGTVRSPLLRRTVQSKETRTVEFNFVKGKGLVREERVVFRGARDLQEDASDEASAGDKQMEASQPKEEPKEDAEGQDSEEPSVEEPDQNETLTAEDERHDDVAVSEEDKKKDVSSEVVVTKSETADREAAEVPNNTQTGDSEEQVPEHMYANILPPPARVIGEEPREVTDPSREEEMEDERVPYRTTTARRLMSGHRRLTKTISEGSFVAADEASGTERARPPSIRRSRTESEFLTDQLAAAATSSAEHKSAVSQIFTRGVSGKVRMKSRSVENIRLSSLSCVEITNPIDSAPLPKSSSACRIVGVLKKKDSRENVLELMSPSKDEEHEDEGEAEPQDNSETTKENGKEEKGEDQTEVLSDLRLSNNDNPPIEESPVEEAIPMSSVENIETEVLEPTEAEVIQPVEDVPEEFLGQQDNAKGTKMSVISSAPIDSHIYENVPDVLFCRSGTAEVPTQFMDHELEHTSTPIDHSRKLVAKVVHIYENLPPPGVLLETSFGDVGNMGEFLPLQDVCVSKENTYEECVANEQRDSEPKFIDLKTAESSIITSRITESSTGEPKVTELRSEARVLETLEPPMTPVVTGKPPKPSSDAASVRRPTYEKASLRRKQPESESRVEKQKSNYMRQKGVRVGILKKQKSDITGVRLQKLHYFDSELPGERRRSYSIGGDPRKGSKHGKGDADKEQASHTCESSHDLDTSEASRPEMRDLDRRCHSSISASSNTSKSSRIDRILQSCAPCISSNTSSMLDLSVRSGVHTIGEESGDEDDDTYRGREGSEASAQPGTPTRGISEISPPPQKAAEQVAPPRDMG; the protein is encoded by the exons ATGGAGTGGAAAGGACTTTGGAACTACGTGGAAAACCTCATCCCGGGGAAGTCCCGCTCGCAGGAGAGTGTAGATCGGGGGGACTCGAACTCGCAGGACTCTGAAGACTCACAGGACACGCCGCCCTCCCCCTGCCGCGGCCTGGCTCGGCACTACCCTGTTATGTCGGCGcgcaggggggcaggggggaagcgAGCCTCTGACagtgaggaggacgaagaggaattCGAAGACTCtgaagaaggaaacgaaagagacgaggacgatgaggaggagaTTGTGACTCGTGAGAAAGCAGTTACGAACGAGGATGTGGATGACgacgaggacgaggaaggggACATCGACGGCGACGGCGTCTCAAGCTCTCCTTCGGATTCGAGTGACTTCGAGGACTCGGAAGGCGTCGACACGGAGATCGAAAACAACACTGTGAGCGAGAACAGCGACAGCGGCAAAAAGGGCAGTGGGGCCTCTACGCCCgcctccacctcgtcctccaccgccTCCGCCTCCAGCTCATCTTCCTCGTCTGTTCCCACCGCAGCTACCTATACCATATCTACGCACACGGCTTCCGCGCCCATTTCGAGTTCATTCACCACCAATCCTTCCAACTCCACCTGTGGTTCTGCCAacctctcctcgtcctccacctcaGCCTCCACCGAATCCACCTCCAGCTCCACCAGCAGCGGGAGCGAAGAAAACAGCGCCGACGAGGAGGGACGCGACGGCAGCGAGAGCCCAGAGTCCCCCGCTGGAAACCACAAAACTAAACTCGAAGAAAGCAAAGGCAGTGATAAAAACGAGgacaagaacaaagaaagaaaaacgaacggTGAAGTCCCTCAACACGATCACAGTGATAGTGACGGTGACCGTGAATACGACGAAACGGAAAAGACATGCAAAGACCCATCTCTAGCCAAGGAGAAAAACCCATCCGTGGCTAGTGAAAAGGACCCATCCGTGGCTAGTGAAAAGGACCCATCCGTGGCTAGTGAGAAGTACTCATCCGTGGCTAGTGAGAAGGACCCATCCCTAGACAGTGAAAAGGACCCATCCCTGGACAGTGAGAAGGGCGAGGGGCAAGATGAGACAGCAGCCGAAGAAGAAGGGAACTGGGAGATGACTGAAGGCAAAGACCAGATAGAAAACCCGAAGGACGCGAAGACAATCGTGAACGTCGCGATCTTAGCGGCGGCCAGGGAACGGAAGAAGGACGAGGCCAGGAAGGAGTGCCGGCAGGCGGACGTCAAGGGCAAGATCAAGAATCTGGAAGAACACAAAGTCGAGGCGAATGGGACGACCTGCGGAACGGCCCAGGAGGAGGCGGAGTCGGCGGAGTCGGCGGCGAATTGGAAGCGTGAGAAAACTGATGGGGTCGGAAAGaataggaggaggcggagaaggagaggtggaaatATAGAAATAGACGATAAAGAAGCGTCTGGAAAAGAGGTAGATGATGGGGAGAAGGTACATATAAAAGAAAGGGGCGCAGAAGAAGAAGCTGCGTTGGACGCCAGAAATGAAGACGGAGATGAAGAAAGTGCAAAGAATAATGAACCTAAAGAAacaaatgaagggaaagaggtaGAAACTGACACGGTCAAAGAGTCTGTCCGTAAAAGCACGGGCGAAGACAAAGACAACAACACAGGTTATCAGAAAGTGACCTGCAGGAGAGCCGAGTcgaagaagggaagaggcagaggaaagctgGATAAAGGGCGCAGTCAGTGGCTAGTCTCGACAGAGCAGGCAGAAAGAGGAGGGAGCCGAGAATACGACAGGAGGTTGGAAGTAGCGACGAGCGAAAATAGCTGTGGCGAGGAGGAAGCAGCGAAGTGCGGAAAAAACGAGAGATGCGGTCAAGAGTCGCTTGCGGGGAAGACGGAGACTCCCCCAGCAGGCGAGGAGAGCCAGGCAGACTCGGGGAAGGAGAGCGCAGACCTAGACGGCGGAGAGGCGCGGCGGGAGGCGGAGGGAaatgagagacggggagagcgACTGCTGAGCGAAAATTCCGATAACGACGAAGACTTTAGCGCGGaagag TTCTCCGACATCGCTAAGAAGATCATGAAAGAGGTGCAGGAGAGCAGGAGCGAGTACAGGAGGCCCCAACCCAAGCCCAGGTCCTTCAGGAGGACTTGGGAGGAGAAGGCGGATGGGGCCTCCCACGTCACACACACCATCGAGGAGACCACGTCGCGAATCCTGGAGATGTCGTCGGGGTCCAGGAGCTCGTCGCTGACGAGGAAGGAGATCCTCGTGCGACCCGCCAACGGCGACTCCGAAACGAGGATATCCGTGAGCTCTTCTCGAGACACGTACGACCCCTTCTACCACGACAGAACGACCCGTAAGTATTCCAAGTTTTCTGACAGTACAAGTAGGTTCACAAGGTCGTCTGAGGTGCCTAGAGACCCCTCAAGATCGAGGGAGGGCAGTTCCGAGACGCTTATCTCGTGCATTAAAGGCTCGAAGCTTCTGAAGGCGCAGGACGACGACTCCACTCGCGGGAGCACGTCAGAGGGCGAAGGAGACTCCCCCAGGACGACAGAGCGCGTGAGAAAGCTCTCGGTGACCTTCCAGAACGACGCAAAATCCCCTCCTCCGCCGACGTCGTCGTCCTCGTCAGAAGCTCTCCTCGAGGAACAAGGTGCTGGTGGTCGTTCTATCGTCACATCTTCATCCGTGACCAGGGGGAACGTGGAACCTGAGCCTGGTGATCCTAAAAGCTTCGTGGccgcg GACATCTGCACGTCTTCCAGAGGCGTTGACGTCGTTGAACATTTAGCAGTGACTTCCGGTGACGTCACGGAACCAGTTGATGAcgtcacaaacaacaacaaaagaacacgtATTTATTCTAGAAGCAGCTTGGCTTCACATGACTCTAGGACACCGTCTCATGAAACTCTAGAAAATGCAGTGAACGAAAATAAAGGAAACGACGAAAGTAAGACAGAAAGTGAGCGAAATTGCGcggaggtgaagggaagaggagaaggaaggaggagcgaGTCCCGAGCGCGCCCGAGAGAACAGGATAGACCCGTCGGCCGTAGTTCTTCCGAGGATGATGTCGATCAGGATAGCTTGGAGGGACCATGGTCGACGCCCCAGCTAGCCAAGGTCGTGCAGGAGCTGGTCGTGTCGCGGAAATTCAGCATGACGACGGCGCAGGTGAAAAAGCGGCAGCAGAACCTCGGCCGTCTCGACGTCTCCCAGAAGGATCGAACGGTGATTTTTGACAGCTCAAGGTTTCCTCGGAACGGAAGCGATAAGGACTGCGAGCACCGGCAGGAGCGAGAGGCAGGAAAGGGCGACACGCAGGAGGAAGCCAAGGGCGCGCCTAAATGGGCCGGCAGAACTCGAAGCAACGGCCGGAACGGAGTCGCGTGGCAGCAAACAGCgaggaagggaaggcggagaAAGAGTATTGAAGGAGACGGGAGCCAGTCGGAGGCGTCGACAGACAGCCATGCCCCCGGGGAAGAGAGCACTGGCACTCAGGAAGGGCGTCGGCACTTCACTAAACACAGCTGCGTCAAAATTAGCAAAACGGAGACCAAGAGGAGCGGTGGAGGTGGGCCCAGGGGGAAGTACCTTGCGTGGGCGAACGAAAGCAACAAGGGGGACTCGCGGGGGGCGGGGAACAAGGACGAGAATAAGGTCATGCCTTCCCCCAGGATCGAGAGGATGTGTCGCTCGCCCCAACTCCACAAAGGCCGCATGTTTAGCAGCCACAGGAGAGACTCCTCGAGTAGTCGCACGTCCCCAAGGCAGTCCCCCATAGGGTCACGGTACCAGAGTCCCCCCGGGGCCGTCTCGCCCAGGCTGGGGTCTTCGTCGAGAGTGGGGTCACCCAGACCTGACTCGCCGAGGATAGGCTCCTCACGCTCGGCCTCTCCGCGAGTGTCTCCAAGGATCGGCCTGAGATCTTCACCCACGAAATTCGTGACATCACGGACGTCCCCCATCCCTGCTTCCCCAAGGATCGTGAAACCTATCGTGACGTACGGGTGTCAGAGGTCACCCAGACCCACCTCCACCTTCGATCGCCAAAGAAGCCTAAGTGTGGATAAG GATAACCTCAACAATGCAGAGGACGGCGCCACGACACCGGGTGAGGAGACACTCGGGGGCATTGCCACAG GGACCCCAAAGCCCTTGAAAGCTTTACGGAGAGAGATGTCCGACTGCCGCCAGCGCCTGGAGTCCTTCGTGGAGAGCCGGGCGATGCAGGAGCAGCGTCAACAGCGCTACATCCTCATCACCTCCAAGATGAGCGGAAAACTTGATTCGGAAATCATTCAGTTTTTCGAGTCTCAGCAGCAGAAGCCTCGGGAGATCCTCAGGAATGAGAAGGTGCTGCACGAGCACTTCCGGGCGGGCTCCAAGAGCGACCTCCGGAGGGCGTCGGGATCCAGCTTCCGAAGTAAGTCGACAAGCACGGAGGGCGACAAGTCCTCAGAAGACGCGAAGGAAGGTTCTGAAGACGACGTCACACCCGAGGCAACGCACGACGTCAGCTTCACGAGGGACATCACGCGCGAGGCCTTTCCCTTCCTGGCGAAAGCGGCCAAGGAATCACACGAGGAGGAAGGCACTGAGGAAGATTCTGGTAGGGGACATAGCAGGCCAGGCACTGAAGGAAAGCTGGAAGGACGGGAAAAGCTGAAGGGTCAGTCAAAAGTCACTGAGAAggatgagaatgagaggaaagatcTCCCCGtcgaggaagaggcaaaagggaGAAATATCCACTTGTATGACACAGTTGCAGACGATAAGAGTGACGACGGGGCGACCGTCCTGCCCTCTCGCGACGAGCCTTGCAATCGCGCGAGCATTACCGATCACACCGGATCTGTGAACACAATACCTGATGATGGTAACTTGAGACCGGGCCAAGGTAACGATACCATCGCCGAaggggaggacaaggaggaggaggaggtggaggaagaggaggcaacgGCCGGAGGGGAATTAGATAAAGACATGAATAGAGGCGAGAcagggaagcgagaggagagtGTGAACGAAGATGATACTAACGAAGAAGGTGGAAGCGACAAAAAGAGAGGTGAAGTATTGACCGAGGCATTGAGTACGACATCGTTGGAGACGGCAGCAtttgaagaggaggaaagaggtatCCTTGATGATGAGAAAATCGACGTGGAGACACGAGTGAAGATTTGTGAGGAGACACTAATTAGCAGCAGGACTGACAATGTGCTCGTGAACGAAAgcgtgagggaagagaggaggtacGAGGAAGGACCGGCGAAAGTGAAGAAGGGGATAGTGAAGGAAATTATcatgcagaaggaggaggaagcgaaaggCAAAATTGGGGAGACGTACAAGACACAACAGGTGTTGCGGCGGGACATCTCCCCCACCGCACCCAAGGGAAAGGACGAGATACCGCAAGATGACACAGGAACCAAGGCCGACGTGGCTCCCCGAAAGTCAGACGCCGACGACCACCCCAGAGTATCCCCGGAAGGATCAACGTCGAACAGAGACGCAGCGGCGACGAAcgtggccgagggggagggggacgaggaggacgcCAGTGTAGGATCGAAGGAAAGCCCGGCGAGGGTCAGAGGCTTTTCTAGTCGCGGCGAATCGTCGATAAACTTCGTATCCCAAAGAACCCTTCTTGAACCTTCGGCCGAGGTGGCAGaagggaaaaacgaaataaaagacgCACAGGATGAGGGGACCGTGAGGAGTCCACTGCTCAGGAGGACAGTGCAGAGTAAGGAAACCCGTACAGTTGAGTTTAACTTCGTTAAGGGCAAAGGTTTAGTGAGGGAAGAAAGAGTAGTGTTTAGAGGTGCAAGGGACTTGCAGGAAGACGCGTCGGACGAAGCCTCTGCGGGTGACAAACAGATGGAAGCTTCGCAGCCAAAGGAAGAACCCAAAGAGGACGCCGAGGGACAAGATTCCGAAGAGCCGAGTGTGGAGGAGCCAGACCAGAACGAAACACTGACGGCCGAGGACGAGCGACATGATGATGTTGCAGTCTCTGAGGAGGACAAGAAAAAGGATGTCTCCTCTGAAGTTGTTGTGACAAAGTCGGAAACTGCGGATCGCGAGGCCGCTGAGGTGCCTAACAACACACAAACCGGAGATTCAGAGGAGCAAGTACCTGAGCACATGTATGCAaatatccttcctcctcccgcgAGAGTCATCGGGGAGGAGCCGAGAGAAGTCACTGACCCATCacgagaggaagaaatggaagacgaAAGAGTGCCTTACCGCACGACCACCGCACGCAGGCTAATGTCGGGTCACAGGCGGTTGACCAAGACGATATCCGAAGGGAGTTTTGTCGCCGCCGATGAAGCCAGCGGGACGGAAAGAGCTCGCCCGCCTTCGATCAGGAGAAGCCGGACCGAGAGCGAATTTCTCACCGACCAGCTGGCGGCCGCGGCGACGTCGAGCGCCGAACATAAGTCCGCCGTGAGCCAGATCTTCACGCGCGGAGTATCGGGGAAGGTGAGGATGAAGAGCCGGAGTGTGGAAAACATCCGGCTCTCCAGTCTCAGCTGCGTTGAGATCACCAACCCCATTGACAGCGCGCCGCTCCCGAAGAGCAGCTCGGCCTGCCGCATTGTGGGCGTCCTCAAGAAGAAGGACTCGAGGGAGAACGTCCTCGAGCTGATGTCCCCCTCCAAGGACGAAGAGCACGAGGACGAGGGCGAAGCCGAGCCTCAGGATAACAGTGAAACcacgaaggaaaatggaaaagaagaaaagggggaggatcaAACAGAAGTATTGAGTGATCTCAGACTTTCAAATAATGACAACCCTCCTATAGAGGAGTCACCTGTCGAGGAAGCCATACCAATGTCCTCTGTGGAAAATATCGAAACCGAAGTTTTGGAACCGACTGAGGCAGAGGTGATTCAGCCAGTGGAAGACGTTCCGGAGGAATTCCTGGGTCAGCAGGATAACGCTAAAGGTACGAAAATGTCTGTAATCAGTAGTGCACCAATTGACAGTCACATTTATGAGAATGTCCCAGACGTTTTGTTCTGCAGGAGCGGAACAGCAGAGGTTCCGACACAGTTTATGGACCATGAGCTAGAACATACCTCCACACCAATAGATCATTCCAGAAAGCTTGTAGCGAAAGTTGTCCACATTTACGAGAACCTTCCTCCTCCAGGGGTCTTGCTTGAAACATCTTTTGGGGATGTAGGGAACATGGGGGAATTCCTACCGTTGCAAGATGTGTGCGTGTCCAAAGAAAATACCTACGAAGAGTGTGTTGCTAACGAGCAAAGAGATTCGGAGCCCAAGTTCATAGATCTGAAAACCGCCGAATCAAGCATAATTACTTCGAGAATCACAGAGTCCAGCACCGGCGAGCCCAAAGTCACAGAACTTAGATCCGAGGCCAGGGTTCTCGAGACCTTGGAGCCTCCCATGACCCCTGTGGTGACAGGGAAGCCCCCGAAGCCCTCCTCTGATGCGGCATCAGTGCGTCGTCCGACTTACGAGAAAGCCTCGCTCAGGAGGAAGCAGCCCGAGTCGGAGAGTCGTGTCGAGAAGCAGAAATCCAACTACATGCGCCAGAAGGGCGTCCGCGTCGGTATCCTGAAGAAGCAGAAATCAGACATAACGGGGGTGAGACTGCAGAAGCTCCACTACTTCGACAGCGAGCTCCCCGGCGAGCGCAGGCGGTCCTACTCCATCGGGGGAGATCCCAGGAAGGGCTCCAAGCACGGCAAGGGGGACGCAGACAAGGAACAGGCGTCTCACACGTGCGAGAGTTCCCACGACCTTGATACTTCGGAGGCGTCGAGGCCTGAGATGCGTGACTTGGATAGACGGTGTCATAGTTCCATTAGTgctagtagtaatactagtaagaGTAGCCGCATAGATAGAATTCTTCAGAGTTGCGCACCATGCATTTCTAGCAACACGAGCTCGATGTTAGATCTGTCTGTTAGGTCGGGAGTCCACACGATCGGCGAAGAGTCCGGCGATGAGGACGACGACACGTACAGAGGGCGTGAGGGGAGCGAGGCGTCGGCTCAGCCAGGGACGCCCACCAGGGGCATCTCGG AAATCAGTCCTCCACCTCAGAAAGCGGCAGAGCAAGTGGCACCTCCGAGGGACATGGGGTGA